From Seriola aureovittata isolate HTS-2021-v1 ecotype China chromosome 16, ASM2101889v1, whole genome shotgun sequence, one genomic window encodes:
- the gmnn gene encoding geminin, with amino-acid sequence MSVGGKLKHSHQRSNENIKTFFTPSQKVMGPPRQTLQVLQLSATNKDMGRSAQVGKVIPKRKQWSAEQTRGPKRVKVEVKSTQTEETQCLTDGISTDAYELMVKETPPSTYWKEVAEERRKALYNVLQENEKLHKDIEAKDEQITKLKSENEELQELAQHVQYMADMIERLTGKCPDNLEELKDIALDVDEHDGEVAGQSQEEDSDYSESDAEEDEISHHEQAGASGDWD; translated from the exons ACCTTTTTCACACCATCTCAAAAGGTAATGGGACCCCCCAGGCAAACCCTGCAGGTCCTCCAACTCTCAGCTACCAACAAAGATATGGGGAGGTCAGCTCAG GTAGGGAAGGTCATTCCCAAACGTAAACAGTGGAGCGCTGAACAAACTAGAGGCCCAAAGAGGGTGAAGGTTGAAGTCAAATCCACTCAAACAGAAGAAACTCAATGTTTGACGGATGGCATTTCAACTGACGCATATGAACTTATGGTCAAAG AAACACCTCCTTCCACCTACTGGAAAGAAGTAGCCGAGGAGCGACGGAAGGCCTTGTACAATGTTCTACAGGAGAATGAGAAG TTGCACAAAGACATCGAGGCCAAAGATGAACAGATAACAAAACTTAAGAGTGAAAATGAAGAGTTGCAAGAGCTTGCACAGCATGTACAATACATGGCTGATATGATTGAG aGGCTGACTGGGAAGTGCCCAGACAATCTGGAGGAACTCAAAGACATTGCCCTTGATGTGGATGAGCATGATGGTGAGGTGGCAGGTCAGAGTCAGGAAGAAGACTCTGATTACAGTGAGAGTGatgcagaggaagatgagatCTCACACCATGAACAAGCAGGTGCCTCTGGAGACTGGGATTAA